CTACCCGGCTTAATGCGTCAAAAACATTCGTACTGATTGTTGGTAGTAATACCAAAGATGCCAGAAGTGGCGGTTGTCGATACTGCGCGAGTTACAACAGCTGGGAGGGATATTGCAACAGGGGGCGGGCAGTGGATCATCGTAGCTATATCACCTACGAGTGCGAAAAAGCGGCTAAAGATGGATTGAAGATTGTGGTGCTTTACAACGCCGCGTCCGTCAATAAAAGCAAATGCCCGGACGCAGTAAAATACGCCGGTACCCATGTTGCCATGTGCTATAAGGTTGATGGGCAATACTACTGGGATTATCAGGCGGTGCAGGCGGCGTTAGGTGCGTGATAAGTGGTCTGGTTGTTAACCTCTGCAGCCTGACGGCTGGTTCATGTTGCACCAGACGTTATGCTGGCAGATTTCTCATAACCATTTCCGTTCAGGCCCAAGACGGCGAAACCAGCTAGTTAGGCGGTGTTATCCTTCATTGTGAGAGTATTGATAGACTATGTTAGTACTCAACAAGTTAATCCTGATTTGTGACTTAATTACAATATGGTCACTCGTTGTTAATCAGGACTCACTGAGCTAAGCTGGGAAAATGACTATACAAAATAACGAACATACCCCACGGGGACCATCGGACCATAGCATCCGGGATCGGGTCGTCGAAGCGGCTACCGAGCATTTTGGACATTTTGGTTTTGAGAAAACCACTGTTTCAGATTTGGCTAAATCAATCGGTTTTTCAAAAGCTTATATCTATAAGTTTTTTGATTCCAAGCAGGCTATTGGCGAGGTGATCTGCACTAATCGCCTGGCCATGATCATGGATATTGTCCATTCTGCGATCGCCGATGCACCTTCGGCTGCCGAAAAGATGAGGCGTTTATTCAGAGCATTGACCGAAGCCGGTAGCGATTTATTTTTTCACGACCGTAAGCTTTATGACATTGCGGCGGTGGCTGCGCGTGATAAATGGCCCTCGGCGGAGAAGCATGAAGAACGGCTGAAAAAACTCATCGAGCAAATTATCCTCGAAGGGCGACAGTCCGGTGAATTCGAACGTAAAACACCGCTGGATGAGGCCGCACATGCGATCTATCTGGTTATGCGCCCCTATATCAGCCCGGTTCAGCTGCAATATAATCTTGAAACGGCATCGTCAGCCGCTGCAATCCTCTCCTCACTGATACTGAGAAGCCTGTCACCCTGATTTGTGACTATTGACAATATTAGTCACTAGTCTGAGAATGCGGTTTCCGACCGGTTTATTCATTAAGGGAACCCATGCTCAGGCTTAAACCTTCCACCTTTGCTGTTTGCCTGTTGCCACTCGCCCTTGCGGCCTGTCGCGATCCTTCTGCTGCCAGCGATCCCCGCACTCAGCCGCCTCTGGTGAGGTCTGCTTTCGTGGTGACGGCTGTCGATGACTTCCGCGCATTCACCGGTGTGGTGGTTGCACGAACGCAAAGCGATCTTGGCTTCAGAGTTCAAGGGAAAATCCTGGAGCGTCTGGTCGACACCGGCCAGAATGTGAAACGCGGTCAGCCGTTAATGCGTTTGGATCCCGTTGACCTCAACCTGCAGGCACAGGCTCAGCAGCAGACGGTTGCGGCGGCCAAAGCGCGTTTAAGACAGGCCGCTGACGACGAATCACGCTATCGCAGCCTGGTTGCAACGGGCGCAATCTCTGCATCGGCCTACGTTCGGGTGCAGGCCGCAGCAGAAACGGCGAAAGCCGAGCTGAGTGCTGCGCAGGCGCAGGCGAATGTGGCACACAATGCAACCGGCTATGCGGTTCTGCTGGCTGATGCTGACGGGGTGGTCATGGGCACGCTGGCCGAACCCGGCCAGGTTGTCAGTGCCGGGCAGCCAGTCATTCGCCTGGCCAGAGCCGGGCAGCGCGAGGCTATCGTGCAGTTGCCTGAGACGTTACGCCCGGCAGTGGGCAGTGGGGCTTCTGCCACATTGTACGCTGGCGAAAGACGGGCGCTTCCGGCGAAACTGCGCCTGCTTTCCGATGCTGCCGATCCGCTAACCCGTACCTTCGAAGCGCGATACGTGCTGGAGGATGCGCTTGCAGACGCACCGCTGGGATCCACCATCACCCTGCATATTGCGGAAGACAAATCACCGGGCCAAATCGTGCAGGTACCTCTGGCGGCAATCTACGATCCGGGGAAAGGGCCGGGCGTCTGGACGATTTCGGGAAAGCCCGTAAAAGTCTCCTGGCAGCCGGTTCAGGTGCTGGGATTGGGTGACGATAGCGCGAGAGTCACCGGGAACGTAAAGCCGGGTGATCGGGTGGTTGCTCTGGGGGCGCATCTGCTGCATGAGAATGAAGTCGTCCGCATCGCTGAACAGAGCGATGCCAGCGTCGCCGGGAGTCAGCCATGAGCGGGGGTCGATTCAATCTTTCAGCGCTCGCCGTGCGTGAGCGCTCAATCACGCTGTTCCTGATTATCCTGATTACCGTGGCCGGTATTCTTTCGTTTTTTGAACTGGGACGGGCTGAAGATCCCCCCTTTACGGTCAAGCAGATGACCATTATTACTGCCTGGCCGGGGGCCACCGCGCAGGAGATGCAGGATCAGGTGGCTGAACCGCTTGAAAAGCGTCTGCAGGAGCTGAAGTGGTATGACCGGAGTGAGACTTACACGCGGCCCGGTCTGGCTTATACCATGCTGTCACTGCAGGACAGCACGCCGCCTTCGCAGGTACAGGAGGAATTCTACCAGGCGCGTAAGAAGCTCGGCGATGAGACCAAAAACCTGCCGACCGGCGTTATCGGACCAATGGTCAATGATGAGTTTTCCGACGTCACTTTTGCCGTGTTTGCCCTGAAGGCGAAAGGAGAGCCGCAGCGTCGGTTGGTTCGCGATGCGGAATCGTTGCGCCAGCAAATTCTGCATGTACCGGGAGTCAAGAAGGTCAATATCATTGGCGAACAGGCCGAGCGCATTTTTGTCTCGTTCTCACATGACCGGCTGGCCACGCTGGGTATCTCCCCTCAGGATATTTTCTCCGCTCTCAACGGCCAGAACGTACTGACACCTGCTGGTTCAATTGACACCCAGGGACCGCAGGTCTTGATCCGCCTCGATGGTGCCTTTGACAAACTGCAAAAAATTCCTCAAACGCCGATCGTCGTTCAGGGCAGAACCTTGCAGCTTTCTGACGTGGCAACCGTTGAACGGGGCTACGAAGATCCTGCGACCTTCCTGATCCGCAATCAGGATGAACCGGCGCTGCTGCTGGGCATCGTTATGCGCGACGGATGGAACGGTCTGGATTTGGGTAAGGCGCTGGATGCGGAAACGGCCAAAATCAATGAGGCTATGCCGCTGGGCATGACCCTGACTAAGGTCACCGATCAGTCAGTCAACATCAGCTCTGCCGTTGACGAGTTCATGATCAAATTTTTCGTCGCCTTGCTGGTGGTGATGGTGGTGTGCTTCGTCAGTATGGGATGGCGGGTGGGCGTGGTGGTGGCCGCCGCAGTGCCGCTGACGCTGGCGATTGTCTTTGTAGTGATGGAGGCTTCCGGCAAAAATTTTGACCGTATTACCCTGGGCTCGCTGATCCTGGCTCTCGGGTTGCTGGTGGATGATGCCATCATCGCCATCGAGATGATGGTGGTCAAAATGGAAGAGGGTTACGACCGCATCAAAGCCTCAGCCTATGCCTGGAGCCACACGGCGGCCCCGATGCTGGCAGGCACGTTGGTCACCGCCGTTGGATTCATGCCCAATGGTTTTGCTCAGTCCACTGCCGGTGAATACACCAGCAACATGTTCTGGATTGTCGGTATTGCCCTGATTGCTTCCTGGATTGTGGCGGTGGTGTTTACGCCTTATCTGGGCGTGAAAATGCTGCCGAAAATCAAAACGGTGGAGGGCGGGCATGCGGCGATTTACGACACCCGTCATTACAACCGTTTTCGCCGTTTACTGACCCGCGTCATCGCGCGCAAATGGATAGTCGCCGGTACCGTTATTGCCGTTTTTACGGTCGCAATACTCGGCATGGGGCTGGTGAAAAAACAATTTTTCCCGACCTCCGACCGCCCGGAAGTTCTGATTGAAGTGCAGATGCCTTATGGTACCGCGATCGAGCAGACCAACGCCGCCACAGCGAAAATCGAAGCCTGGCTGAGAAAGCAGAAAGAGGCAAAAATCGTCACGTCCTACATCGGGCAGGGTTCACCGCGTTTCTATCTTGCTATGGCGCCCGAGCTGCCTGACCCGTCGTTTGCGAAAATTGTCGTGCTGACTGACAGCCAGGAAGCGCGCGAGGCGCTCAAGTTCAGACTGCGTGAGGCAGCGGCCAGCGGCCTGGCACCGGAGGCGCGCCTGCGTGTGACCCAACTGGTGTTCGGCCCGTATTCTCCTTATCCGGTGGCCTATCGGGTGATGGGGCCGGATCCTGATAAACTGCGCGAAATTGCAGACAAGGTCGAAAAGGTGATGCAGGCCAGCCCGATGATGAGGACCGTCAACACCGACTGGGGGCCGCGTGTACCGGCGCTGCATTTCATGCTCAATCAGGACCGTCTTCAGGCGGTGGGGCTGACATCGAATGCGGTCGCGCAGCAGCTTCAGTTCCTGCTTTCAGGGGTTCCGATCACCTCGGTGCGTGAAGATATCCGTTCGGTGCAGGTGATGGGGCGAGCGGCAGGAGATATCCGGCTAGATCCGGAAAAAATCGCCGGCTTTAGCTTAGTGGGTTCTTCCGGCCAGCGCATTCCGCTGTCGCAGATCGGGGAGGTTGAGGTACACATGGAAGATCCTGTTCTGCGCCGTCGCGATCGTACGCCAACCCTCACCGTGCGCGGAGATATTGCCGAAAACCTGCAGCCGCCGGATGTCTCCACGGCAATGACCAAAGCCTTACAGCCGGTTATTGATGCGCTCCCGGCCGGATACCGTATCGAGCAGGCGGGTTCTATCGAGGAGTCCGGGAAAGCCACCCAGGCGATGGCACCGCTCTTCCCTGTCATGATTGCCATAACGCTGTTGATTATTATCCTGCAGGTGCGGTCAATGTCGGCGATGGTGATGGTCTTCCTCACCGCGCCGCTGGGGCTGATTGGGGTGGTGCCAACGCTGCTGCTCTTTAACCAGCCGTTTGGCATCAATGCGCTGGTCGGCTTAATCGCGCTGTCGGGCATCCTGATGCGTAATACCCTGATCCTGATAGGACAGATCCATCACAACGAACAGGAAGGGCTGCCGCCATTCCATGCGGTGGTGGAAGCAACGGTGCAGCGGGCCAGACCGGTTTTGCTCACCGCAATGGCCGCCATCCTGGCGTTTATACCGCTCACGCATTCGGTATTCTGGGGCACGCTGGCCTATACCCTGATTGGCGGAACGTTTGGCGGCACCATTATCACGCTGGTTTTTCTGCCCGCGATGTATGCTATCTGGTTCAGGATACGGCCTGATGCACCAAAGCCTGATGTCAAACAGCCAAGCGTTATCGAGGAGATTTTGCCATGAAGGTGCGTGACCTTTTCGCAGAAAACCGCGTGCGCCTCCGGCCCGATGACAGCCCGCGTTTAACGGGAAAGATCATCGCTTTACTGGCGGGGCTTTCAGCTATTGGCATACTGTCGACAAACATTATTCTGCCGGCATTTCCGCAAATCGGGGAGCAGTTGGGGGTATCTTCACGGGAGTTGGGCCTTACCCTCTCCAGTTTTTTTATCACTTTCGCCCTGGTACAGCTGGTGGTGGGGCCGCTGGCCGATTGCTATGGGCGTAAAAAACTGGTTTTGGGCGGGCTCTCAATTTTTATTGTGGGTACCGTGGTGGCGGGGCTTGCTGACTCGCTGACAACGCTGATCGCCGGGCGTGTAATCCAGGCAATGGGCGTTTGCGCTGCCGCAGTGCTGGCCCGTACGATTGCACGCGATCTTTATGAAGGCGAAACCCTGGCACGCGCGCTGTCACTGACGATGATAGCCACCGCGGCGGCCCCCGGTTTTTCGCCTTTAATAGGGAGTGTGTTGGCTACAACATTGGGCTGGCGGGCTATCTTCAGCCTGGTAGGGCTGGCCGCTTTCGCGGTTGCCGTTTTTTATGCCAGTGCGCTGGGCGAAACGCATCCCGCTGAACGGCGTACCGCGCTTTCAATTCCTGGCGTGGTCGTCGCGTACGCCAGGCTTATCGGGAACGGGCGCTTTATCCTTCCCGCTCTGTCGGTAAGCCTGATAATGAGCGGTTTGTTTGCCTCATTTGCTGCCGCCCCGGCGATTCTGATGAACGGGATAGGGCTGACATCATTGCAGGCCGGGCTGTATTTTGCTGCCACCGTTTTTGTGGTCTTTGCCGCCGGTATGGCCGCCCCGCGCCTTGCGCACCGTTACGGCACACACATTGTGGCCTCCGGGGGCATCCTGACCGCGTTACTTGGCGGTAGCCTGCTGTTGATTGCGCCAGAACGTCCGGGTCTGGGCTGGTACAGTTTTTCGATGGTTTTGTACCTTTGGGGGATGGGGCTGGCTAACCCTTTAGGAACGGCCATCACGATGGGGCCTTTCGGGAAACAGGCCGGTCTGGCGTCTGCGTTGCTGGGTTTCCTGACGATGACGACGGCAGCGATCGTCACCTGGCTTGGTTCTGTGTTGAACTTCCCCGCCGTGATATTGCTTGGCAGTATTCAGATGCTGGCCTGCCTGATAGCGCTGATACTTTTTTTACTGCGCAGCAAATAGAGAGGTTATGGAACCTGCGCCGCATCCTTCTGTTGCCGTTCTCATTATTCATCGCAATCAGCCACCTGAAATGAAATCCGAAGTGGAAAAACGGTATATCGCTTTCACCGCTCCCCCTGTGTAAAGTGAGGGGGCCGGTAAAAGGGCATCTGCGGGAGAATCATTTTAATTTAAGTCTGTATCAGAGGTGAGTATGCCCTTCGTGAAATATGAGAACGGACTTTTTAACCGAAACGAATCGCGCAAAATCCGCTATATCCCGGTGATGCTGTCGGCATTACTGTGTCTGATGGTGATGCTGCTGCATCTGATGTGCTTCCCGATGAAACAGAGAGGAGAGGGGTGGATAGATCACGCCGGCTGGGTATTTGACGGCCTCCAGCTACTGGCTCTTAACGTTATTCTGTGGAGTTTTAACCGTTTACTGATGAAGCCGCGCCTGCGCCTGTTGATAAACACTGGGTTGATTATCTGGATTGTCTCTGCTGCGTTTGACGTGATGGACGAAATCGTCCGGCAGCCGCTGTGGGTTGGCTACTACATTGAAGATGTAACCCAGCTTGTCGGTATGCTCAGCGTAACATTGGGTGTTTTTTATATTGTGCGCTATCTCAATGATAAATATGCCAATGCCAGCATCGATTCCTTCCGCGATGAACTCACCTCATTACCTAACCGACGCTACTTTATGACGACTCTGCGGGAGTTAACTGATGACGCGCTTTTTGTCTTCCTGATAGACATCGACTTCTTTAAAAAGATCAATGACAGCTTCGGCCACGATCGCGGAGATGACGTTCTTAGGGGCTTTGGAAAAATGTTAAGCAGCTTCTACGACGACAATATTCTTGCCTGCCGGATCGGTGGAGAGGAGTTTGCGGTGATCGTCAACACGACCGATATTATCGCCGCCCAACAGATCGCCGGGCAGCTGTTATCCTGTACCCGAACACTGGTGATTGCCGACAATATTCGCTTTACCGTGAGTATTGGCGCGTGCCTTAAAAAGGAGCAGGAATCCGTTAAAGAGGTACTTAAGCGGGCAGATGTCGCCCTCTATCAGGCTAAGTCCGGTGGCAGAAACAGGGTGCAGTGGGCAGGCACGAACAGCAAAAAGCCCGCTTAGTTTCCTAAGCGGGCTTCTTTAAATATGGCTCCTCTGACTGGACTCGAACCAGTGACATACGGATTAACAGTCCGCCGTTCTACCGACTGAACTACAGAGGAATCGTGTGAACGGGGCGAATAGTAATGGCCCCTCGGGTAGATGTCAAAACCCTTTTACTTAAAACGCGCTCGTTTGCTGAAGGATGCAGCAAAATGCGGTGATTTCCGCCGATTAGCGCCGTCACCGCTTGCTTATCCGATAGCTTAACCGTCAGTGTGTTGCCGGACTATACCTCCAGCCCCGCCCTGAACTGTCCCCACTTGAACACTGAATTCACGCCAATCGACAGGAACGGCTGCGGCGGCGTCTTGTTCGGGCCGGGTGAGGCCAGCAGGAAATCAATCAGCTCATTACGCTGACCGGCAATCATATCCGCCAGCAGCTTACCGGTTGCCGTACCGCGGGTGATCCCGAGGCCGTTGCAGCACAGCGCACCGTAGACGTTTGGTGCCAGCTGGCCGAAGAAACCTTCATGGTTTTCCGACAGGCAGATCGCACCACTCCACGAGTACTCCAGATTCACCCCGGACAGCATCGGGAAACGGCGCTCAAATGACCGGCGGTGATTCTCGATATAACGCTTCAGCAGATGCTCGCGCGGGCGACCGTTCGGGTTAAAGCTGAAGCTGTTACGCACCAGAATCCGGTTATCAACCGTACGGCGGATGGTGCTGCCGAACGGATGCGCCGGGATCACGCCCCACACCGGCTTGCCGCCCAGCCGCGCCTGCTCTTCCTCATTCAGCGGGCGCGTCAGGCTGCCGTACAGGAAGGTTGGCAGCAGGCGGCGGTTGAGGAAGCCGAAATCGGCGGCAAACGCATTGTTGGCCAGAATCAGTTTATCCGCCGTGATGCTGCCGCGATCGTGGATCAGCGTAACTTTGTCGCCGTAGTCGATAGAGGTAATCGGCGTGTTCTCATACAGCGTGACGTTAGGCGGCAGGCTGTCGGCCAGTCCTTTCACCAGCGCCGAAGGCTGTACCAGCACGGTGCCGGGAATAAACAGCGCCTTCTTGTAGTAGGAGATGCCGATGTGATCCGGCAGATCGCGCTCGTCGATCATCTGCGTCTCACGGCCAATTTTCTCCAGCCCGCTGCGATACGCCTCCAGCACCGCAATACCCGCACCGCTCACCGCCGCCTGGTATTTACCGGAGTCGGTCATCTGGCACTCAATACCGTGGGTCTTGACGATGTCGCGCAGATAGTCCTGGCCCAGCGTATTCAGCTTCAGCACGCGCTTCGCGGTGGTGATATCGCCGATATAGTCCTTCGCGCCGATATCGTGCGGAACGTCGATGGCGAAGCCCGCGTTACGCCCGGCGGGACCAAAGCCCACTTCCTGCGCTTCAATCAGGACGATCTCATCG
The sequence above is a segment of the Erwinia sp. SLM-02 genome. Coding sequences within it:
- a CDS encoding TIR domain-containing protein — its product is MIYRTKTYLAGEWDGDRDAIEQLHTWNNKNYWSLSFTDAHSLTQARDSSLNCSIKASLATRLNASKTFVLIVGSNTKDARSGGCRYCASYNSWEGYCNRGRAVDHRSYITYECEKAAKDGLKIVVLYNAASVNKSKCPDAVKYAGTHVAMCYKVDGQYYWDYQAVQAALGA
- a CDS encoding efflux RND transporter periplasmic adaptor subunit, with translation MLRLKPSTFAVCLLPLALAACRDPSAASDPRTQPPLVRSAFVVTAVDDFRAFTGVVVARTQSDLGFRVQGKILERLVDTGQNVKRGQPLMRLDPVDLNLQAQAQQQTVAAAKARLRQAADDESRYRSLVATGAISASAYVRVQAAAETAKAELSAAQAQANVAHNATGYAVLLADADGVVMGTLAEPGQVVSAGQPVIRLARAGQREAIVQLPETLRPAVGSGASATLYAGERRALPAKLRLLSDAADPLTRTFEARYVLEDALADAPLGSTITLHIAEDKSPGQIVQVPLAAIYDPGKGPGVWTISGKPVKVSWQPVQVLGLGDDSARVTGNVKPGDRVVALGAHLLHENEVVRIAEQSDASVAGSQP
- a CDS encoding TetR/AcrR family transcriptional regulator; translation: MTIQNNEHTPRGPSDHSIRDRVVEAATEHFGHFGFEKTTVSDLAKSIGFSKAYIYKFFDSKQAIGEVICTNRLAMIMDIVHSAIADAPSAAEKMRRLFRALTEAGSDLFFHDRKLYDIAAVAARDKWPSAEKHEERLKKLIEQIILEGRQSGEFERKTPLDEAAHAIYLVMRPYISPVQLQYNLETASSAAAILSSLILRSLSP
- a CDS encoding GGDEF domain-containing protein, which gives rise to MVMLLHLMCFPMKQRGEGWIDHAGWVFDGLQLLALNVILWSFNRLLMKPRLRLLINTGLIIWIVSAAFDVMDEIVRQPLWVGYYIEDVTQLVGMLSVTLGVFYIVRYLNDKYANASIDSFRDELTSLPNRRYFMTTLRELTDDALFVFLIDIDFFKKINDSFGHDRGDDVLRGFGKMLSSFYDDNILACRIGGEEFAVIVNTTDIIAAQQIAGQLLSCTRTLVIADNIRFTVSIGACLKKEQESVKEVLKRADVALYQAKSGGRNRVQWAGTNSKKPA
- a CDS encoding NAD(P)/FAD-dependent oxidoreductase; this translates as MQKITSLPADDALPGWYHTSKPRTPRPSHVGQTQTRWAIVGAGLTGLAAARQMALNFPDDEIVLIEAQEVGFGPAGRNAGFAIDVPHDIGAKDYIGDITTAKRVLKLNTLGQDYLRDIVKTHGIECQMTDSGKYQAAVSGAGIAVLEAYRSGLEKIGRETQMIDERDLPDHIGISYYKKALFIPGTVLVQPSALVKGLADSLPPNVTLYENTPITSIDYGDKVTLIHDRGSITADKLILANNAFAADFGFLNRRLLPTFLYGSLTRPLNEEEQARLGGKPVWGVIPAHPFGSTIRRTVDNRILVRNSFSFNPNGRPREHLLKRYIENHRRSFERRFPMLSGVNLEYSWSGAICLSENHEGFFGQLAPNVYGALCCNGLGITRGTATGKLLADMIAGQRNELIDFLLASPGPNKTPPQPFLSIGVNSVFKWGQFRAGLEV
- a CDS encoding multidrug effflux MFS transporter → MKVRDLFAENRVRLRPDDSPRLTGKIIALLAGLSAIGILSTNIILPAFPQIGEQLGVSSRELGLTLSSFFITFALVQLVVGPLADCYGRKKLVLGGLSIFIVGTVVAGLADSLTTLIAGRVIQAMGVCAAAVLARTIARDLYEGETLARALSLTMIATAAAPGFSPLIGSVLATTLGWRAIFSLVGLAAFAVAVFYASALGETHPAERRTALSIPGVVVAYARLIGNGRFILPALSVSLIMSGLFASFAAAPAILMNGIGLTSLQAGLYFAATVFVVFAAGMAAPRLAHRYGTHIVASGGILTALLGGSLLLIAPERPGLGWYSFSMVLYLWGMGLANPLGTAITMGPFGKQAGLASALLGFLTMTTAAIVTWLGSVLNFPAVILLGSIQMLACLIALILFLLRSK
- a CDS encoding efflux RND transporter permease subunit, with product MSGGRFNLSALAVRERSITLFLIILITVAGILSFFELGRAEDPPFTVKQMTIITAWPGATAQEMQDQVAEPLEKRLQELKWYDRSETYTRPGLAYTMLSLQDSTPPSQVQEEFYQARKKLGDETKNLPTGVIGPMVNDEFSDVTFAVFALKAKGEPQRRLVRDAESLRQQILHVPGVKKVNIIGEQAERIFVSFSHDRLATLGISPQDIFSALNGQNVLTPAGSIDTQGPQVLIRLDGAFDKLQKIPQTPIVVQGRTLQLSDVATVERGYEDPATFLIRNQDEPALLLGIVMRDGWNGLDLGKALDAETAKINEAMPLGMTLTKVTDQSVNISSAVDEFMIKFFVALLVVMVVCFVSMGWRVGVVVAAAVPLTLAIVFVVMEASGKNFDRITLGSLILALGLLVDDAIIAIEMMVVKMEEGYDRIKASAYAWSHTAAPMLAGTLVTAVGFMPNGFAQSTAGEYTSNMFWIVGIALIASWIVAVVFTPYLGVKMLPKIKTVEGGHAAIYDTRHYNRFRRLLTRVIARKWIVAGTVIAVFTVAILGMGLVKKQFFPTSDRPEVLIEVQMPYGTAIEQTNAATAKIEAWLRKQKEAKIVTSYIGQGSPRFYLAMAPELPDPSFAKIVVLTDSQEAREALKFRLREAAASGLAPEARLRVTQLVFGPYSPYPVAYRVMGPDPDKLREIADKVEKVMQASPMMRTVNTDWGPRVPALHFMLNQDRLQAVGLTSNAVAQQLQFLLSGVPITSVREDIRSVQVMGRAAGDIRLDPEKIAGFSLVGSSGQRIPLSQIGEVEVHMEDPVLRRRDRTPTLTVRGDIAENLQPPDVSTAMTKALQPVIDALPAGYRIEQAGSIEESGKATQAMAPLFPVMIAITLLIIILQVRSMSAMVMVFLTAPLGLIGVVPTLLLFNQPFGINALVGLIALSGILMRNTLILIGQIHHNEQEGLPPFHAVVEATVQRARPVLLTAMAAILAFIPLTHSVFWGTLAYTLIGGTFGGTIITLVFLPAMYAIWFRIRPDAPKPDVKQPSVIEEILP